A single Chloroflexia bacterium SDU3-3 DNA region contains:
- a CDS encoding Bax inhibitor-1/YccA family protein: protein MSFSYAPAATRSESQIREMFVQIYAWMTAGLLTTGAVASFTAGSPGMLALIFGNPFMIWVLFIIEIAMVLSIGAITARVSAAAGMAMFLAYAAVNGLTLSSIFLIYTQDSVAQAFFVTAGTFAVMSALGLVIKLDLSRVRNVLYMALVGLLLATVVNMLWANSTLYWIITYAGVAIFVGLTVVDTQKIKEMALEDRSEGLGRVAVIGALTLYLDFVNLFLYLLRILGSRK, encoded by the coding sequence ATGAGTTTCTCGTACGCACCAGCGGCCACCCGTTCCGAGTCGCAGATTCGCGAGATGTTTGTGCAGATCTACGCCTGGATGACGGCAGGCCTGCTCACCACTGGGGCAGTGGCCTCATTCACCGCCGGATCGCCTGGCATGCTGGCGCTGATCTTCGGCAACCCATTTATGATCTGGGTGCTGTTCATCATCGAGATCGCGATGGTGCTGAGCATCGGCGCGATCACCGCCCGCGTCTCGGCGGCGGCAGGCATGGCGATGTTCCTGGCCTACGCCGCCGTCAACGGGCTGACGCTCTCCAGCATCTTCCTGATCTACACGCAGGATTCGGTGGCCCAGGCGTTCTTTGTCACCGCCGGAACCTTCGCCGTGATGAGCGCGCTGGGGCTGGTGATCAAGCTCGACCTCTCACGGGTGCGCAATGTGCTGTATATGGCCCTGGTGGGGCTGCTGCTGGCCACAGTGGTGAATATGCTGTGGGCCAACAGCACGCTGTACTGGATCATCACCTACGCAGGCGTGGCGATCTTTGTGGGGCTGACGGTGGTGGACACGCAGAAGATCAAGGAGATGGCCCTGGAAGATCGCAGCGAGGGCCTGGGGCGTGTGGCGGTGATCGGGGCGCTCACGCTCTACCTCGATTTTGTCAACCTGTTCCTGTACCTGCTGCGCATCCTTGGCTCGCGCAAGTAG
- a CDS encoding DUF445 domain-containing protein: MMLGYASYRLMGCRFTMDLSADEQKRRELRRMRQLATGLLGLVAAVFAVSLWLQPRFPALAFVRAFAEAAMVGALADWFAVTALFRHPLGLPIPHTAIIARRKDSLGESVGRFVQENFLAPDVLVGRLRAVHAVERVGQLLSREAVSSQVARQVAMLVNGALDVVNDREIQDLIERSVAAQIDKVQPSPFLGRLLAAVLKGERLHELVAEVMHLSAQLLEENQDMLRERIQRETPWWMPPAFDHAIAERIFAAINTAIQEINGDAEHPFYTRFEAVLARFIQRLQHDPETIARGEALKQELLSNPFVRDVSASLWLDIKAFLKEQSSRDDSALQLAIARSVREFGASVTGDPELAQKVQGWVEHLVAYLSREYRGQFAQLVAYTVSRWDTASTVEKLELQVGKDLQYIRINGTIVGGLAGLAIYIFSRLIGA, translated from the coding sequence GTGATGTTGGGCTATGCCTCGTATCGCTTAATGGGGTGTAGGTTTACTATGGATCTTTCTGCCGATGAGCAAAAGCGCCGCGAGCTGCGCCGTATGCGCCAGCTCGCCACTGGGCTGCTGGGCCTCGTTGCCGCGGTATTCGCGGTGAGCCTCTGGCTACAACCGCGTTTCCCCGCGCTGGCCTTTGTGCGCGCCTTCGCCGAGGCGGCAATGGTGGGCGCGCTGGCCGACTGGTTTGCGGTCACCGCGCTGTTCCGCCACCCGCTGGGCCTGCCTATCCCCCATACTGCGATCATCGCGCGGCGGAAGGATAGCCTGGGCGAGAGCGTGGGCCGGTTTGTACAAGAAAATTTTCTGGCCCCGGATGTGCTGGTGGGGCGGCTCCGCGCCGTGCACGCTGTCGAGCGTGTGGGGCAGTTGCTGAGCAGGGAGGCGGTGAGCAGCCAGGTGGCTCGCCAGGTGGCCATGCTGGTCAACGGCGCGCTGGATGTGGTGAATGATCGCGAGATCCAAGATCTGATCGAGCGTAGCGTCGCCGCGCAGATCGATAAAGTCCAGCCGTCGCCATTTTTGGGCAGGCTGCTGGCCGCTGTGCTGAAGGGCGAGCGCCTGCACGAGCTGGTGGCCGAGGTGATGCACCTTTCTGCCCAGCTGCTTGAGGAAAACCAGGATATGCTCCGCGAGCGGATCCAGCGTGAGACGCCGTGGTGGATGCCGCCAGCCTTTGATCATGCGATCGCCGAGCGGATCTTTGCAGCGATCAATACGGCGATCCAGGAGATCAATGGCGATGCCGAGCATCCCTTTTACACTCGGTTCGAGGCAGTGCTAGCCCGGTTTATCCAGCGTCTGCAGCACGACCCCGAGACAATCGCGCGCGGCGAGGCGCTGAAGCAGGAATTGCTCTCCAACCCATTTGTGCGCGATGTCTCGGCTTCGCTCTGGCTCGATATCAAGGCCTTTTTGAAAGAGCAGAGCAGTCGCGATGATTCGGCCCTGCAGCTCGCGATTGCCCGTAGCGTGCGCGAGTTTGGCGCGTCGGTGACGGGCGACCCCGAACTTGCCCAGAAGGTGCAGGGCTGGGTCGAGCACCTGGTTGCCTACCTCAGCCGCGAGTACCGCGGGCAGTTTGCCCAGCTAGTGGCCTATACCGTGAGTCGCTGGGATACCGCGTCCACTGTGGAGAAGCTGGAGCTGCAGGTGGGTAAGGATCTGCAGTATATTCGTATCAATGGCACGATTGTGGGCGGCCTTGCTGGGCTGGCAATCTATATCTTCTCGCGCCTGATCGGCGCGTAG
- a CDS encoding S-adenosylmethionine:tRNA ribosyltransferase-isomerase, whose amino-acid sequence MTSFATDPIAPLSGMLDFALPPELVATAPAEQRGPGRDAVRLMVSHYRSDQVAHMGFGDLPSQLGEGDLLLVNTSATLPAALPAVRAGGDQIVLHLSTGLLGGLWVVECRQPAQSGTQPLFTMQTGERVALPGGGSAHLLAPYKNNSPPRLWVAALDLPQPLLAYLARYGGPIRYSYAAQPWPIEAYQTIFATEPGSAEMPSAGRAFTPALVTALAAGGVRIAPLVLHTGVASQEQGEPPYEELYRVSAASARAVNETRASGGRVVAVGTTAARAIESVADQHGVAHPGRGWTDLVITPERGLRVVDGLLTGFHEPRATHLAMLEALAGRGHLAQTYAEALAERYLWHEFGDLHLLLP is encoded by the coding sequence ATGACCAGCTTCGCCACCGACCCCATCGCCCCACTTTCGGGCATGCTCGATTTCGCGCTGCCGCCCGAGCTGGTTGCCACTGCCCCCGCCGAGCAGCGTGGCCCAGGGCGCGATGCGGTGCGCCTGATGGTCTCGCACTACCGGAGCGATCAGGTAGCGCACATGGGCTTTGGCGATCTGCCCAGCCAGCTGGGCGAGGGCGACCTGCTGCTGGTAAACACTAGCGCGACCCTGCCCGCCGCGCTGCCCGCCGTGCGCGCTGGCGGCGACCAGATCGTGCTGCATCTCTCCACCGGGCTGCTAGGCGGCCTGTGGGTGGTCGAGTGTCGCCAGCCCGCGCAGTCGGGCACGCAGCCGCTGTTCACTATGCAGACGGGCGAGCGTGTCGCGCTGCCGGGTGGCGGCTCTGCCCACCTGCTGGCTCCCTACAAGAACAATAGTCCTCCCCGCCTGTGGGTGGCCGCGCTCGATCTGCCGCAGCCGCTGCTGGCCTACCTCGCGCGCTATGGTGGCCCCATTCGCTACAGCTACGCCGCGCAGCCCTGGCCGATCGAGGCCTACCAGACGATCTTCGCCACCGAGCCGGGCAGCGCCGAGATGCCCTCGGCGGGCCGCGCCTTCACCCCCGCCCTGGTGACGGCGCTGGCCGCAGGCGGGGTGCGCATCGCCCCGCTGGTGCTGCACACCGGCGTGGCCAGCCAGGAGCAGGGCGAGCCGCCCTACGAGGAGCTCTACCGCGTGTCGGCGGCCAGTGCCCGCGCGGTGAACGAGACCCGGGCCAGTGGTGGGCGGGTGGTGGCAGTCGGCACCACCGCTGCCCGCGCTATCGAGAGCGTGGCCGACCAGCACGGCGTGGCCCACCCAGGCCGGGGCTGGACCGATCTGGTGATCACGCCCGAGCGCGGGTTGCGGGTGGTTGATGGCTTGCTCACCGGCTTTCACGAGCCGCGCGCCACCCACCTGGCCATGCTTGAGGCCCTGGCCGGAAGAGGCCATCTTGCCCAGACCTACGCCGAGGCGCTTGCCGAGCGCTACCTGTGGCATGAGTTTGGCGATCTGCACCTGCTGCTGCCATGA
- a CDS encoding aldo/keto reductase, producing MMEERMFGASGLRVTRLGFGLAAAGRPGYINLGHAHDLAGGYDLAHMRAQAEGVMDAAWAAGVRYFDAARSYGLAEDFLGGWLRARAIAPEAVTVGSKWGYTYTAGWRVDAEHHEIKDHSLPVFERQWAESAALLGPYLDLYQIHSATLESGALADRALLRALADRKAQGLRIGLSLSGPQQAETLRAALDITIDGVRLFDGVQATWNVLERSAGAALAEAHAAGLGVIVKEALANGRLTARNADPQFAGQRAVLEREAQRLGATLDALALAAALAQPWADVVLSGAATVTTLRSNLAALDVAWDAQAEAALAGLREQPEAYWEARKRLPWN from the coding sequence ATGATGGAAGAGCGCATGTTTGGCGCGAGCGGCCTGCGGGTGACGCGGCTGGGCTTTGGCCTGGCGGCGGCAGGCAGGCCAGGGTATATCAACCTGGGACACGCGCATGATCTGGCGGGCGGCTACGATCTGGCCCATATGCGCGCCCAGGCCGAGGGCGTGATGGATGCGGCCTGGGCCGCTGGCGTGCGCTACTTCGACGCGGCGCGATCGTATGGCCTGGCCGAGGATTTTTTGGGCGGCTGGCTGCGGGCGCGGGCGATCGCGCCGGAAGCGGTGACGGTTGGCTCGAAGTGGGGCTACACCTACACGGCGGGCTGGCGGGTGGATGCCGAGCATCACGAGATCAAGGATCACTCGCTGCCGGTGTTTGAGCGCCAGTGGGCCGAGAGCGCGGCCCTGCTTGGCCCCTACCTCGATCTGTACCAGATCCACTCGGCGACGCTGGAGAGCGGGGCTTTGGCCGATCGGGCGCTGCTGCGCGCCCTGGCCGACCGCAAGGCCCAGGGGCTGCGGATCGGCCTTTCGCTGAGCGGGCCGCAGCAGGCCGAGACGCTGCGTGCTGCGCTCGACATAACAATAGATGGCGTGCGCCTGTTCGATGGTGTGCAGGCCACCTGGAATGTGCTGGAGCGCAGCGCCGGTGCGGCCCTGGCCGAGGCCCATGCCGCAGGGCTGGGCGTGATCGTCAAAGAGGCGCTGGCCAACGGCAGGCTGACGGCGCGCAATGCCGACCCGCAGTTTGCTGGCCAGCGCGCCGTGCTGGAGCGCGAGGCCCAGCGCCTGGGCGCGACGCTGGATGCGTTGGCGCTGGCGGCGGCGCTGGCCCAGCCTTGGGCGGATGTGGTGCTGAGCGGGGCCGCCACGGTGACGACGCTGCGCTCGAACCTGGCGGCGCTAGATGTGGCCTGGGATGCGCAGGCTGAGGCCGCGCTGGCTGGGCTGCGGGAGCAGCCCGAGGCGTATTGGGAGGCACGGAAGCGCCTGCCGTGGAAT
- a CDS encoding metallophosphoesterase family protein, which yields MRIACLADIHGNLPAFEAAITHAQRQHPDLIVIVGDIVNGSPDSYACWQLARRLGFPILRGNHERYLAHFHAPDAPPIWHTEQFYPVRWAYQQFPAAEIEELGQLPLELRLPELPDLLFVHASLRSDRDNFDACTPEAEIPAMYPGLTEQLVVRAHNHMPTMRIWGRHTFVTTGSVGLPLGLATEAQYLLLERRSAGWHIAHQSTPYDLDLAIRRFHESGYLDQCGPMAYLYMREVATASGHIIPFLRAYQRCQNEALPLRDALHHFFQVS from the coding sequence ATGCGCATCGCATGCTTGGCCGATATCCATGGCAACCTTCCGGCGTTCGAGGCGGCTATTACACATGCCCAGCGGCAGCACCCCGACCTGATCGTCATCGTGGGCGATATCGTCAATGGCTCGCCAGACTCGTACGCGTGCTGGCAGCTGGCCAGGCGGCTGGGCTTCCCGATTCTGCGCGGCAACCACGAGCGCTATCTGGCCCACTTCCACGCCCCCGATGCCCCGCCGATCTGGCATACCGAGCAGTTCTACCCGGTGCGCTGGGCCTATCAGCAGTTTCCCGCTGCCGAGATCGAGGAGTTGGGCCAGCTACCGCTGGAGCTCCGCCTGCCAGAACTTCCCGATCTGCTGTTTGTGCACGCCTCGCTGCGTAGCGATCGCGACAACTTCGACGCCTGCACGCCCGAGGCCGAGATCCCAGCCATGTATCCTGGCCTGACCGAGCAGCTGGTGGTGCGTGCTCACAACCACATGCCGACAATGCGAATCTGGGGCCGCCATACCTTTGTCACCACGGGCTCGGTAGGTCTGCCGTTGGGACTAGCGACAGAGGCCCAGTATCTGCTGCTCGAACGTAGATCCGCAGGCTGGCATATAGCCCATCAGTCTACGCCCTATGATCTTGATCTTGCGATTCGGCGCTTTCATGAAAGCGGATACCTAGATCAGTGCGGACCAATGGCCTATCTCTATATGCGCGAGGTCGCCACCGCCAGCGGCCATATTATTCCGTTCCTGCGCGCCTATCAGCGATGCCAGAACGAAGCGTTGCCACTGCGTGATGCGCTACACCACTTTTTTCAGGTTTCCTAG